A region from the Metopolophium dirhodum isolate CAU chromosome 9, ASM1992520v1, whole genome shotgun sequence genome encodes:
- the LOC132952915 gene encoding serine/threonine-protein phosphatase 2A 55 kDa regulatory subunit B beta isoform isoform X1: protein MRHTEVVGLWRPTDAPPGGKTRVSRATDQGASHTSHAHKFVIKSTAMIRQSSLTRFIVNKKNNTGNGEIQWCFSQVKGTLEDDVTEADLISCVEFNHDGELLATGDKGGRVVIFQRDPMSKTCIPRRGDYTVYSTFQSHEPEFDYLKSLEIEEKINKIRWLRRKNQAHFLLSTNDKTIKLWKVSEKDKKIEGYNTKEDSGIMRDPMNITSLRVPVLKSMELMVEASPRRVFANAHTYHINSISVNSDQETYLSADDLRINLWNLEITDQSFNIVDIKPTNMEELTEVITAAEFHPLECNLFVYSSSKGTIRLCDMRSSALCDKHAKLFEEQDDPTTRSFFSEIISSISDVKISNSGRYMMSRDYMTIKVWDLHMETKPIETYPVHEYLRPKLCSLYENDCIFDKFECCWSGTDQYIMTGAYNNFFRMFDRAAKRDVTLEASKEIAKPKTVLKPRKVCIGNKRKKDEISVDCLDFNKKILHTAWHPNENIVAVAATNNLYLFQDKL, encoded by the exons ATGCGTCACACCGAAGTGGTGGGTTTATGGCGGCCGACGGACGCGCCGCCAGGAGGAAAGACTCGTGTGTCCCGAGCCACCGACCAAGGGGCGTCGCACACGTCGCACGCCCACAAGTTTGTCATCAAGTCCACGGCCATGATCCGTCAGTCGAGTCTCACCAGGTTCATCGTCAACAAGAAGAACAACACAG GAAACGGTGAGATACAATGGTGTTTCTCACAAGTTAAAGGCACGTTGGAAGATGACGTTACCGAAG CCGATTTAATTTCCTGTGTGGAGTTTAACCACGATGGAGAATTATTGGCTACCGGTGACAAAGGCGGTCGAGTAGTAATATTTCAACGGGATCCAATG AGCAAAACATGTATTCCAAGACGAGGAGACTACACTGTATACAGTACGTTCCAAAGTCATGAACCTGAATTTGATTATCTTAAAAGTTTAGAAATagaagaaaaaattaataaaattaggtGGCTCAGACGTAAAAATCAAGCTCATTTTCTATTGTCTACtaatg ACAAAACCATTAAATTGTGGAAAGTGTCTGAAAAAGATAAGAAAATTGAAGGATATAATACTAAAGAAGATAGTGGCATCATGAGGGATCCAATGAATATTACTTCCTTGAGG GTGCCAGTGTTGAAGTCGATGGAACTAATGGTTGAAGCTTCTCCAAGGAGAGTATTCGCCAATGCTCATACTTACCATATTAACTCAATCAGTGTAAATTCTGATCAAGAAACCTATCTATCGGCTGATGACCTAAGAATAAATTTATGGAATTTAGAAATCACTGATCAAAGTTTCA ATATTGTTGATATTAAGCCGACTAACATGGAAGAGCTCACAGAAGTCATAACAGCAGCTGAATTTCATCCGCTGGAATGCAACTTATTTGTATACAGTAGTAGCAAGGGTACAATTCGTCTATGTGATATGCGATCTTCAGCATTGTGTGATAAACATGCTAAAT TGTTTGAAGAACAAGATGATCCAACAACGAGAAGTTTCTTTTCTGAAATCATATCTAGTATATCTGACGTAAAAATATCCAATTCTGGCCGTTACATGATGTCTAGAGATTATATGACTATCAAGGTTTGGGATTTACATATGGAAACTAAACCGATTGAAACATATCCC gtgCACGAGTACTTGCGACCTAAACTATGTTCATTGTATGAAAATGATTGTATTTTCGATAAATTTGAATGCTGCTGGTCGGGCACtgatcaatatattatgactgGTGCTTACAATAATTTCTTCCGAATGTTTGATCGGGCAGCTAAACGAGATGTCACATTAGAAGCTTCTAAAGAAATTGCTAAGCCTAAGACAGTATTGAAACCTAGAAAA GTGTGTATAGGAAATAAACGTAAAAAAGACGAGATTAGCGTCGATTGTTTAGACTTTAATAAGAAAATTCTTCACACTGCATGGCATccaaatgaaaatattgttgCTGTTGCGGCCACCAATAACTTGTATTTGTTCCAAGATAAATTGTAG
- the LOC132952916 gene encoding drebrin-like protein B, with protein MSQLDANKNRQQILDTWKDVVDDKTPTNWAVYGYEGPTNILKFISQGEGGIEEMKEDLNSSKIMYAFCRVLDPKTSLYKCVLINWQGEGAPIVRKGTCANHIRDVSNILKGAHVTINARNDDEVDTDIILSKVSKSSGSVYSFKERLDQSQPQEKIGTSYKRIQPNLEINSSERDKFWAAEEEKEKLRQEEERKKKEQEQKKIEDERLLREDADRIRRDSIINEEIPKTEPKPTVAEAEPEKPEDVKIESTKPELVAEEIEIENQNGQNNVEDDLGIKAEALYDYQAADDTEISFDPGDIICHIDKIDQGWWQGLSPDGTFGLFPANYVQLLP; from the exons ATGTCCCAATTGGACGCGAACAAAAACAGACAGCAAATATTGGATACTTGGAAAGACGTGGTGGATGACAAGACGCCGACCAACTG ggcCGTCTATGGCTATGAGGGTCCAACCAACATACTTAAGTTTATTAGCCAAGGAG AAGGGGGAATCGAAGAAATGAAAGAAGACTTAAATAGCTCTAAAATAATGTATGCATTCTGCCGAGTGTTGGACCCGAAGACTAGCCTTTATAAATGTGTCTTAATAAATTGG cAAGGAGAAGGAGCGCCTATTGTCAGAAAGGGAACTTGTGCTAATCACATTCGTGATGTATCTAACATTTTAAAGGGGGCACATGTTACTATAAACGCACGTAATGATGATGAGGTGGATACAGATATAATACTATCTAAAGTTTCTAAGTCATCGGGGTCAGTTTACTCATTTAAAGAAAGACTTGACCAATCGCAGCCACAAGagaaaatt GGTACTTCCTACAAAAGAATTCAAcctaatttagaaataaattcatCGGAAAGGGATAAATTTTGGGCAGctgaagaagaaaaagaaaaattaagacaaGAAGAAGAACGAAAGAAAAAAGAACAAGAGCAGAAAAAAATAGAGGATGAAAGACTATTGCGAGAA gATGCTGATAGAATAAGAAGAGATTCAATAATAAATGAAGAAATTCCGAAAACTGAACCAAAACCTACTGTTGCTGAAGCAGAACCAGAAAAGCCAGAAGATGTTAAAATTGAATCAACAAAACCTGAATTAGTCGCTGaagaaattgaaattgaaaatcaaaatggACAAAATAATGTCGAGGATGATTTAGGAATTAAAGCTGAAGCATTGTACGATTATCAAGcag CCGATGATACAGAAATTTCATTTGATCCTGGTGACATAATTTGTCATATTGATAAAATCGATCAAGGCTGGTGGCAGGGTTTGAGCCCTGATGGTACATTTGGTCTATTTCCAGCCAATTATGTTCAACTACTTCCTTAA
- the LOC132952915 gene encoding protein phosphatase PP2A 55 kDa regulatory subunit isoform X3 — MAGNGEIQWCFSQVKGTLEDDVTEADLISCVEFNHDGELLATGDKGGRVVIFQRDPMSKTCIPRRGDYTVYSTFQSHEPEFDYLKSLEIEEKINKIRWLRRKNQAHFLLSTNDKTIKLWKVSEKDKKIEGYNTKEDSGIMRDPMNITSLRVPVLKSMELMVEASPRRVFANAHTYHINSISVNSDQETYLSADDLRINLWNLEITDQSFNIVDIKPTNMEELTEVITAAEFHPLECNLFVYSSSKGTIRLCDMRSSALCDKHAKLFEEQDDPTTRSFFSEIISSISDVKISNSGRYMMSRDYMTIKVWDLHMETKPIETYPVHEYLRPKLCSLYENDCIFDKFECCWSGTDQYIMTGAYNNFFRMFDRAAKRDVTLEASKEIAKPKTVLKPRKVCIGNKRKKDEISVDCLDFNKKILHTAWHPNENIVAVAATNNLYLFQDKL, encoded by the exons ATGGCCG GAAACGGTGAGATACAATGGTGTTTCTCACAAGTTAAAGGCACGTTGGAAGATGACGTTACCGAAG CCGATTTAATTTCCTGTGTGGAGTTTAACCACGATGGAGAATTATTGGCTACCGGTGACAAAGGCGGTCGAGTAGTAATATTTCAACGGGATCCAATG AGCAAAACATGTATTCCAAGACGAGGAGACTACACTGTATACAGTACGTTCCAAAGTCATGAACCTGAATTTGATTATCTTAAAAGTTTAGAAATagaagaaaaaattaataaaattaggtGGCTCAGACGTAAAAATCAAGCTCATTTTCTATTGTCTACtaatg ACAAAACCATTAAATTGTGGAAAGTGTCTGAAAAAGATAAGAAAATTGAAGGATATAATACTAAAGAAGATAGTGGCATCATGAGGGATCCAATGAATATTACTTCCTTGAGG GTGCCAGTGTTGAAGTCGATGGAACTAATGGTTGAAGCTTCTCCAAGGAGAGTATTCGCCAATGCTCATACTTACCATATTAACTCAATCAGTGTAAATTCTGATCAAGAAACCTATCTATCGGCTGATGACCTAAGAATAAATTTATGGAATTTAGAAATCACTGATCAAAGTTTCA ATATTGTTGATATTAAGCCGACTAACATGGAAGAGCTCACAGAAGTCATAACAGCAGCTGAATTTCATCCGCTGGAATGCAACTTATTTGTATACAGTAGTAGCAAGGGTACAATTCGTCTATGTGATATGCGATCTTCAGCATTGTGTGATAAACATGCTAAAT TGTTTGAAGAACAAGATGATCCAACAACGAGAAGTTTCTTTTCTGAAATCATATCTAGTATATCTGACGTAAAAATATCCAATTCTGGCCGTTACATGATGTCTAGAGATTATATGACTATCAAGGTTTGGGATTTACATATGGAAACTAAACCGATTGAAACATATCCC gtgCACGAGTACTTGCGACCTAAACTATGTTCATTGTATGAAAATGATTGTATTTTCGATAAATTTGAATGCTGCTGGTCGGGCACtgatcaatatattatgactgGTGCTTACAATAATTTCTTCCGAATGTTTGATCGGGCAGCTAAACGAGATGTCACATTAGAAGCTTCTAAAGAAATTGCTAAGCCTAAGACAGTATTGAAACCTAGAAAA GTGTGTATAGGAAATAAACGTAAAAAAGACGAGATTAGCGTCGATTGTTTAGACTTTAATAAGAAAATTCTTCACACTGCATGGCATccaaatgaaaatattgttgCTGTTGCGGCCACCAATAACTTGTATTTGTTCCAAGATAAATTGTAG
- the LOC132952915 gene encoding protein phosphatase PP2A 55 kDa regulatory subunit isoform X2, whose translation MTTMTDDVENGNGEIQWCFSQVKGTLEDDVTEADLISCVEFNHDGELLATGDKGGRVVIFQRDPMSKTCIPRRGDYTVYSTFQSHEPEFDYLKSLEIEEKINKIRWLRRKNQAHFLLSTNDKTIKLWKVSEKDKKIEGYNTKEDSGIMRDPMNITSLRVPVLKSMELMVEASPRRVFANAHTYHINSISVNSDQETYLSADDLRINLWNLEITDQSFNIVDIKPTNMEELTEVITAAEFHPLECNLFVYSSSKGTIRLCDMRSSALCDKHAKLFEEQDDPTTRSFFSEIISSISDVKISNSGRYMMSRDYMTIKVWDLHMETKPIETYPVHEYLRPKLCSLYENDCIFDKFECCWSGTDQYIMTGAYNNFFRMFDRAAKRDVTLEASKEIAKPKTVLKPRKVCIGNKRKKDEISVDCLDFNKKILHTAWHPNENIVAVAATNNLYLFQDKL comes from the exons ATGACCACAATGACTGACGACGTAGAGAATG GAAACGGTGAGATACAATGGTGTTTCTCACAAGTTAAAGGCACGTTGGAAGATGACGTTACCGAAG CCGATTTAATTTCCTGTGTGGAGTTTAACCACGATGGAGAATTATTGGCTACCGGTGACAAAGGCGGTCGAGTAGTAATATTTCAACGGGATCCAATG AGCAAAACATGTATTCCAAGACGAGGAGACTACACTGTATACAGTACGTTCCAAAGTCATGAACCTGAATTTGATTATCTTAAAAGTTTAGAAATagaagaaaaaattaataaaattaggtGGCTCAGACGTAAAAATCAAGCTCATTTTCTATTGTCTACtaatg ACAAAACCATTAAATTGTGGAAAGTGTCTGAAAAAGATAAGAAAATTGAAGGATATAATACTAAAGAAGATAGTGGCATCATGAGGGATCCAATGAATATTACTTCCTTGAGG GTGCCAGTGTTGAAGTCGATGGAACTAATGGTTGAAGCTTCTCCAAGGAGAGTATTCGCCAATGCTCATACTTACCATATTAACTCAATCAGTGTAAATTCTGATCAAGAAACCTATCTATCGGCTGATGACCTAAGAATAAATTTATGGAATTTAGAAATCACTGATCAAAGTTTCA ATATTGTTGATATTAAGCCGACTAACATGGAAGAGCTCACAGAAGTCATAACAGCAGCTGAATTTCATCCGCTGGAATGCAACTTATTTGTATACAGTAGTAGCAAGGGTACAATTCGTCTATGTGATATGCGATCTTCAGCATTGTGTGATAAACATGCTAAAT TGTTTGAAGAACAAGATGATCCAACAACGAGAAGTTTCTTTTCTGAAATCATATCTAGTATATCTGACGTAAAAATATCCAATTCTGGCCGTTACATGATGTCTAGAGATTATATGACTATCAAGGTTTGGGATTTACATATGGAAACTAAACCGATTGAAACATATCCC gtgCACGAGTACTTGCGACCTAAACTATGTTCATTGTATGAAAATGATTGTATTTTCGATAAATTTGAATGCTGCTGGTCGGGCACtgatcaatatattatgactgGTGCTTACAATAATTTCTTCCGAATGTTTGATCGGGCAGCTAAACGAGATGTCACATTAGAAGCTTCTAAAGAAATTGCTAAGCCTAAGACAGTATTGAAACCTAGAAAA GTGTGTATAGGAAATAAACGTAAAAAAGACGAGATTAGCGTCGATTGTTTAGACTTTAATAAGAAAATTCTTCACACTGCATGGCATccaaatgaaaatattgttgCTGTTGCGGCCACCAATAACTTGTATTTGTTCCAAGATAAATTGTAG